The genomic window TAATCATTATTGGAAATGGTTTTGATTTAAGCCATAATCTCAATACTAAGTATCAGAGTTTTAAAAAGTTTTTGTATAATAAATCGTCAAAAGACGAAACATTTTTTGTGCCTGAACAGATTGAAGATCCTTATGGTGAAAACTTCTACGATGAATCTGAACTGTGTAATTTTTTATTTAATATATTAGACGAGGCAAATCGCCAGCAGTATGGAAAAGGAAATTCAGAATGGTCTCATTTTGAAGATTCGTTAGGAAGCTTGGATTTCACGGGATTTTTGCATTCATATTCTGATATCATGAAAAATTATAAAAATGAATGGTATGGTGAACATGAAAACGAAGATACCACATGTGATGCGCGAAATGCATTTATAGAGCTTCGACGAGAAATGTACGAATGGATAAAGAGTGCATCTCTCCATAAAAAATGTAGTCCTCAAAAAGAATTTCAAAAATTACTAACCCCTCGAACAACGGTTCTCAACTTCAATTACTCTTATACGATTGAAAAAATTTATAACTTCAAAAATGTAATTCATATTCACGGAAATATCTATAATAAAGATTCAATTATAATAGGTCACCAAAAAAAATCAACAATTGAAGAGACGGATCTGATTTTCCCAGGTGCATTCGGAATTTCCGAAATTAATGAATTTTTCACAAAGAATACCGATGAAATTATAAAAAAAAACGAAAAATATTTTCATTCACTTTCTAAAATTAATAGCGTTTATGTTTATGGATTTAGCTTTGCAGCTGTAGACATACCATATATTTCAAAAATAATTTCCGAGACATCGAATCAAACAAGGTGGTTCCTTGATGCTAACTCAATCGAGAGAGAAAATATACTTAAGTATGCCGAAATTCTCCACAAGAATAACTGTAAAAACATCTCAGTATGGAATAATTTAATATAAAAAAACAAATAAATTATTACCATATTTTAATTATGATAATGATTTAAATCAAAATAATTGATTATATCAATGATAAATAACTTATTATTTCGAATATTTTTACGAAAATGCATAATAAACGGCTTTTAAAACTTTTGTGCAATTTTCGATATTGAATTTTTTTATATCGCTTATTGTACGTGAAACCAAAAACTATACTGATATGCTTAATGTAAAACGTGCAACGATAAATCCAGTTATTGTAGATTTCCAGTCTATTCCAGTAGCCCAAGTAGCCATGGTATAAAAAAATAACATCTTCCACTATTGGACAAAATAATCCTACACATTGCTTGATCAGGTGCAAGAAGATAATTAATCAATGAGTATACTGTCAAAAATTTTTTCTATATCTAAAATATCGAGAGTTTACTTATTGAATTTCCCTACAAAGTTTCCCAATGTTTTTTCGCTTCTAAAAATCTAATAATCATCAGAATGATTAAAACCTCTTCAATGACCTGACAATATTGAGCAATGCGCAATTCGAAGTAAGTAATTCTTTTTATCTCTTTTCATTTACACATTACATATCCTCTAACCATCATTCTAGATAATAACCATTTCTTGAGCATGATATCTTTTTCTAATTGTTACACTCTGTTTGAAATCAACAATGTCATAATTTTCATCTAGATCCTTCATTTTGAATTCATTTTTTTATCTTTGTTCGTAGATTGTAAAATTAATCCGAACACTTCAGAAAAATTTAACTGACTTTAAGGCATCAAAAAAACATGTAACCTCTCAAACTTGAGAAATCCCATGTTGATAAAAGTATTATCTAAAGAAGTAAGTTAGGCTCCTGTTACGCTATTGCAGTTGAATAGTTTCACGTTTAATAACCGTGCCATCCATATTCTGGTCGATTAGCATCTTTCAATGAAGCCATGTCACCATAAGTTTTTATCAAAGTCGTGCCATCTGTATCGTAAAGATTTCCATGCGATTTAATAATAAAGGATTTGTGACCATACGCATTTTCTTTGGGTTTAATGTAATAGCCGCCAGGAACTGATGAAGACGTATAATTGTCACCAGTTTGATTGTCAAATTCAAATAAACTCAATGCTCCTTGTGCATTGCTGATCTTGTCGCATCCGCTGTTAACTTCATTTTTATTTTTCTGAACTTGATTTTCATTCTTTGATTCATTATTTGGTTTTAACGATTGTTGAGAGCTGCTCTGTTTAGGATTCGTTTTTCCTGATGAATCTGTCACATCACTAGTAGAGCCATTTGTAGAATTTACATTATTCTTTTCATCCTTATTTGAATCCTTTTTATTTACTTCAGCATTCTTTTTTGATGATTTTACTTCGGTACTTTTTCCTTAGTTTACTTATTCCCCACACTCTGATCACTAGCTTGTTTACCACATCCTGTTAGTGAAATACCGATTAATAGAGTTGCAAATCCGATTGCAATTTTATTAAGTTTTTGCATGTTTCTTCTCCTAAAGTTCAAATATATTTATCGATTCGACAAACAGGTATTTTACACTAAGCTTGAAATCCGAACAGCATAAAACGTCAAATTACGATATTTTTGTTTTGGTTTTTTAACATTTGCATATTCACGCTATTTTGATTTTTCTACTAGATAATTTCACCTTTCCTTTTAACTTTTAAAAATGAATCAAAATTAATGTGTGAAATAAATGATTCCACAATAATAATTAATGTAAATCTACACAAATTTCCTTGATCACATAACTCGAATCATATTGTTTGGAAATTTTTAGTCATCTCATTTTCGAGATATATCTTTTTCTACCATTAATCAAAAGAGAACCTGATATTATTAGGTTTTCTTTTTTTATTTTCTCTAGTCATTGATTAGTATATTGGAACTACCGAATTCAGTGTATTTTTGAGTACACTAAATAGACCCCGTTGTTCAATTTTTTTAATTTTTTTATGTTTCACTGAATTTCATGACATTTCAAGGATATGGTATTCACGAGATATTCATCAGAGCTAAAAAACAAACGGGGACAGGACGATAAGACAACAAAAATAATGTGGATTTTATTGATTGATGTTTCTTGCAAAAAATCCTCATTGGAAAAAATTTATTTGATGGAATAAATTAATTGATGAATATTAATCGCTATTACGAATAAATTATCTAGAATATTTTTATAACAATTAATTTCATATCAATTTACGTAAAATTTGGCGTATAACCCAATAACATTTTATGGGATAATTTCTGGACAATACTTGAAAGGTACTTATTAACTAATGTTCATTAACAATTTCACAAAAATCGATTCAAACAATGTATTTAAAATTATTATGAAAAAAAAAGCCTTGCCTGCACTCAACCACA from Companilactobacillus sp. includes these protein-coding regions:
- a CDS encoding AbiH family protein, with protein sequence MNDSRLIIIGNGFDLSHNLNTKYQSFKKFLYNKSSKDETFFVPEQIEDPYGENFYDESELCNFLFNILDEANRQQYGKGNSEWSHFEDSLGSLDFTGFLHSYSDIMKNYKNEWYGEHENEDTTCDARNAFIELRREMYEWIKSASLHKKCSPQKEFQKLLTPRTTVLNFNYSYTIEKIYNFKNVIHIHGNIYNKDSIIIGHQKKSTIEETDLIFPGAFGISEINEFFTKNTDEIIKKNEKYFHSLSKINSVYVYGFSFAAVDIPYISKIISETSNQTRWFLDANSIERENILKYAEILHKNNCKNISVWNNLI